The following proteins come from a genomic window of Candidatus Lokiarchaeota archaeon:
- the tsaA gene encoding tRNA (N6-threonylcarbamoyladenosine(37)-N6)-methyltransferase TrmO, with amino-acid sequence MTIEIRPIGEVAKEESRVCIWIYDSFWDATLNVDRFSHLIVLWWISGRDNPESRRTLRVVPKGDEETVEESGVFACRSPARPNPIGHTVVALRDIDQEAKRLVIDQIDAFHGTPVLDIKPYMPTSDRVDGAEVPIWFRGLLPRYTNSL; translated from the coding sequence ATGACCATCGAAATACGCCCCATTGGTGAAGTTGCAAAGGAAGAGTCGAGAGTATGCATTTGGATCTATGACTCGTTCTGGGACGCAACACTAAACGTAGACAGATTCTCCCATCTTATTGTGTTGTGGTGGATTTCAGGCCGGGATAATCCGGAAAGCAGGCGCACACTTCGTGTTGTTCCAAAAGGTGACGAGGAAACTGTAGAAGAATCGGGCGTCTTCGCATGCAGATCTCCGGCAAGACCGAATCCGATAGGCCATACAGTTGTGGCGCTTCGGGACATAGATCAAGAGGCTAAACGGCTAGTTATCGACCAAATAGACGCATTTCATGGAACTCCGGTACTTGATATCAAGCCATATATGCCAACTTCTGACCGGGTGGATGGTGCGGAAGTTCCCATTTGGTTCAGGGGTCTGTTACCGAGGTATACGAATTCGCTTTGA
- a CDS encoding ethanolamine utilization protein EutA produces the protein MTRLFVKTNKKWLTSVGIDIGSSTSHIVFSKLLLEKDPASSTEKFRVTEREITYSGPIHLTPFSDPETVDLEKLTDILAVDYESAGINTYDIDTGAVIITGETAKKQNAETIVEEIAGEAGAFVAATAGPNFESVLAAHGSGAVSRSEVIEGTVMNVDIGGGSSNIAVCRNGRVVDTAAINVGGRLLATDSSGFIARLEDTGKELGKHLGLELELSKRISEDHKMTMANELADTLFDCLTGRLEKPLTQQLLMTEALEVTTGIDEVSFSGGVAEYIYDIHDKTYNDLGTYLGTAIKKRVSQLAANFTKPTQTIRATVIGAGQASLEVSGSSTFLSADIEYPIRNLPIVVPQIPSGYPTEKQIAAAITDSLARFDIEEGKQQVALAFNGTVKPSYDHLATFSKGVVSALEKTVEKRDPILMIFSNDVGNSVGNVMKRETDIENQILSIDEISVQEGDFIDIGEPVIENAVVPVIIKKLVFA, from the coding sequence GTGACCCGATTGTTCGTTAAGACAAACAAGAAATGGCTCACCAGTGTAGGTATTGACATCGGGTCAAGTACTTCGCACATCGTCTTCAGCAAGCTGCTTCTTGAGAAAGACCCAGCTAGTAGCACTGAGAAATTCAGAGTTACCGAGCGCGAAATAACCTATTCTGGACCGATTCATCTAACACCTTTTTCCGATCCAGAGACGGTAGATTTGGAGAAACTGACAGATATACTTGCAGTTGATTACGAATCAGCAGGCATCAACACATATGATATCGACACAGGAGCTGTAATCATAACGGGGGAAACTGCGAAGAAACAGAACGCAGAAACCATTGTTGAAGAAATCGCTGGAGAAGCCGGAGCATTTGTGGCTGCTACGGCTGGACCAAACTTCGAATCGGTGTTAGCTGCACATGGATCAGGAGCAGTCTCCAGAAGTGAGGTTATTGAGGGCACGGTGATGAACGTAGATATTGGTGGGGGGTCATCGAATATTGCTGTCTGCAGAAATGGACGAGTAGTTGATACCGCAGCAATCAATGTTGGAGGTCGCCTTTTAGCCACCGATTCATCTGGATTCATTGCTCGCTTAGAGGACACAGGCAAAGAGCTGGGAAAACATCTGGGGCTTGAACTTGAACTCTCCAAGAGAATCAGTGAAGACCACAAAATGACTATGGCCAATGAGCTCGCTGATACACTCTTTGACTGTCTTACAGGGAGACTGGAGAAACCGCTTACACAGCAGCTTCTCATGACTGAAGCGCTTGAGGTCACAACTGGAATCGATGAAGTTTCGTTCTCGGGCGGGGTCGCTGAGTATATTTATGATATCCATGACAAAACGTACAATGATCTCGGTACATACCTGGGCACGGCGATTAAGAAACGGGTATCTCAACTAGCAGCCAATTTTACGAAGCCAACACAAACAATCAGAGCCACTGTCATTGGAGCTGGTCAGGCCAGCCTTGAGGTTTCTGGTTCAAGTACGTTCCTATCTGCGGACATAGAGTATCCAATACGTAACTTGCCAATTGTGGTACCCCAGATTCCCTCAGGCTACCCAACGGAGAAGCAAATTGCAGCCGCCATTACAGACTCGTTAGCAAGGTTTGACATTGAGGAAGGGAAACAGCAAGTGGCACTGGCGTTCAACGGCACAGTCAAACCATCTTATGACCACCTCGCAACCTTTTCCAAGGGAGTTGTCTCCGCTCTTGAAAAGACGGTGGAGAAACGTGATCCAATCCTTATGATATTCAGCAATGATGTGGGCAACTCTGTTGGCAATGTTATGAAAAGGGAGACGGATATAGAAAATCAGATCCTCTCGATAGATGAAATATCTGTTCAGGAAGGAGATTTCATAGACATCGGGGAGCCGGTCATTGAGAATGCGGTTGTACCCGTTATCATCAAGAAGCTTGTGTTTGCTTGA
- a CDS encoding response regulator: MMTKETPKMTPRDRDEAVVGKLTAGVLHEFRNLLQGIIGLAEMLETDEALPEKSKIGIKAIRRLGQNATSLIQDFGVPGKPRPSAPREKEDIDAAESLGEKEPPEEERLAVLVAEDDPMVLNVVTGMLKHLGYTTLEAKNGEEAFELYNENINRIGMVISDMVMPKMGGMDLAEEILSKNPDEKVVVMTGYLREDLEIDPDDFGLAGWLEKPMTAERLKQLVQSIMG, translated from the coding sequence ATGATGACCAAAGAGACGCCAAAGATGACACCACGTGATAGGGATGAAGCTGTTGTGGGCAAACTCACCGCAGGTGTGCTGCATGAATTCAGAAATCTCCTTCAGGGGATTATTGGATTAGCAGAGATGCTGGAAACAGATGAAGCTCTTCCTGAGAAATCCAAAATTGGAATTAAAGCAATAAGACGATTAGGTCAAAATGCCACATCACTGATTCAGGATTTCGGGGTTCCTGGCAAACCACGTCCATCTGCTCCAAGAGAAAAGGAAGACATTGATGCTGCTGAATCTCTAGGAGAGAAGGAACCACCAGAAGAGGAGAGATTGGCTGTACTTGTTGCTGAAGATGATCCGATGGTGCTTAATGTAGTTACAGGAATGTTGAAACATTTGGGATATACAACACTTGAAGCTAAGAACGGCGAAGAGGCATTTGAGTTGTATAACGAAAACATCAATCGGATTGGAATGGTGATTTCCGACATGGTTATGCCAAAGATGGGAGGCATGGACCTGGCGGAGGAAATCCTGTCGAAGAATCCCGATGAGAAAGTAGTCGTGATGACAGGATACCTCAGAGAGGATTTGGAAATCGATCCAGATGATTTTGGTCTTGCGGGCTGGTTAGAAAAGCCCATGACTGCAGAGCGCTTGAAACAGCTGGTACAATCAATCATGGGATAA
- a CDS encoding MFS transporter, whose product MTENEEYEPGNKVAYGFGAFADIVAYQVFTFLVFTFYYAVVGIDIDLVTLGFVLWSVWNAINDPLSGLISDRTNTRWGRRVPFIAAGAIPLSLLMFFMWTPPTGNVIWSFTYFLIAICLFDGIYTVYSLNLTALFPEMYLNKEERASANNIRQIFNIFGLIVAFIVPTLLISDLSAKDTAVDVVLAEYRFAGVVIAIIVLIGALITVKWGISEREEFSKDFLSVPNVTDAFKHTLGNRSFQCFLVAITANWYVFGLIPTIVPLYGQFVLGIGAGQSILLGVLLAAAFLSGGACVSLWKYVVNRWEDLRKAWIASMVLWIAALIPFILIENVIVALICFVLNGFGLSGSLYLKDLVISDIVDEDELKTGVRREGAFFGMNALIMRFSVIMVFLSINMVFNSVGWKVFTPDQATPDVLFGLRLLMSVFPCIALFFGIIGFSRYPLVGERLKRVKQERDGLHKEKAGAVERAPKPTEVPDEPDELESAE is encoded by the coding sequence ATGACTGAGAATGAGGAGTATGAACCAGGTAACAAGGTTGCATATGGTTTTGGCGCATTTGCGGATATAGTCGCATATCAAGTCTTTACGTTCCTTGTTTTTACATTCTATTACGCTGTTGTCGGGATTGACATCGACCTGGTTACGCTTGGATTTGTGCTGTGGAGTGTGTGGAATGCCATAAATGATCCACTATCAGGACTCATATCGGATCGGACAAATACAAGATGGGGACGGAGAGTTCCGTTCATCGCGGCTGGAGCCATACCTCTTAGCCTGCTGATGTTCTTCATGTGGACGCCTCCTACTGGCAATGTTATCTGGTCTTTTACCTACTTCCTCATAGCGATTTGTCTATTCGATGGAATCTACACTGTCTATAGCCTTAACCTTACAGCTCTATTCCCTGAAATGTATCTGAATAAGGAAGAGCGAGCTTCTGCAAATAACATCAGACAGATTTTCAATATTTTCGGGCTGATAGTCGCGTTCATTGTTCCGACTCTGTTGATCTCTGACTTGTCCGCAAAAGATACTGCTGTTGATGTTGTTTTAGCAGAGTATCGATTCGCAGGGGTGGTAATTGCAATTATCGTGCTCATTGGAGCCCTCATCACTGTCAAATGGGGGATTTCGGAACGCGAGGAATTCTCAAAGGATTTCCTTTCCGTGCCAAATGTAACCGACGCTTTCAAGCACACGCTGGGCAACAGGAGCTTCCAATGTTTTCTTGTAGCAATAACTGCCAACTGGTATGTCTTCGGGTTAATACCAACAATAGTTCCGTTATATGGGCAGTTCGTTCTCGGAATAGGAGCAGGACAATCTATATTGCTGGGCGTTCTCCTCGCTGCAGCTTTCCTATCGGGAGGCGCCTGTGTCAGCCTTTGGAAGTACGTGGTTAATCGCTGGGAAGATCTGAGGAAGGCATGGATAGCCAGTATGGTCCTTTGGATTGCAGCACTCATTCCATTCATACTCATAGAGAACGTAATAGTAGCACTCATTTGCTTCGTGCTGAACGGGTTTGGATTGTCTGGCAGCCTCTATCTCAAAGACCTGGTCATTTCAGATATCGTGGATGAGGATGAACTGAAAACTGGAGTGCGAAGGGAAGGGGCATTTTTTGGAATGAACGCTTTGATTATGCGATTCTCCGTAATCATGGTATTCCTGAGCATCAACATGGTGTTCAATAGTGTTGGCTGGAAAGTCTTCACACCTGATCAAGCTACTCCTGATGTTCTATTCGGTCTCAGACTGCTGATGTCAGTATTTCCGTGTATTGCTCTGTTCTTTGGTATCATCGGATTCTCACGGTATCCCTTGGTTGGTGAACGGCTCAAGAGAGTGAAACAGGAGCGTGACGGTCTACACAAGGAGAAAGCAGGGGCAGTAGAAAGGGCACCCAAACCCACCGAAGTTCCTGACGAGCCAGATGAACTAGAAAGCGCAGAATGA
- a CDS encoding GTP-binding protein — protein sequence MTVSSFKVLLVGEASVGKSSLIRRLLLDEFDEQYQATVGVDLSAAVIDINEDEQVILTLVDLGGQKDFTDLRTYYYKDAHYSVLVYDIANHQSYDSLQSWYEGMQMALQRHEHDALPGILVGNKADLDSQREVSPDKAREYAKSLGWDYMETSAKTGKNVQDTFTRIANELIG from the coding sequence ATGACAGTCTCCTCTTTCAAGGTCTTGCTTGTAGGAGAAGCAAGTGTAGGCAAATCATCTCTTATTCGCAGACTTCTTTTGGATGAATTCGACGAACAGTATCAAGCTACGGTTGGCGTGGATCTCAGCGCAGCAGTTATTGATATTAACGAAGATGAACAAGTTATTCTCACTCTTGTAGATCTTGGGGGCCAAAAGGATTTCACGGACTTGCGAACATATTACTACAAAGATGCTCATTATTCTGTCCTGGTATATGATATAGCAAACCACCAGAGCTATGATTCTCTTCAATCGTGGTATGAAGGTATGCAGATGGCTTTGCAAAGACATGAGCATGATGCGTTACCTGGTATTCTCGTTGGTAACAAAGCGGACTTGGATTCACAAAGAGAGGTGTCTCCTGACAAAGCAAGGGAATATGCCAAATCGCTGGGATGGGATTACATGGAAACAAGTGCCAAGACAGGGAAGAATGTGCAAGACACCTTTACCAGAATCGCGAATGAACTCATTGGTTAG
- a CDS encoding GNAT family N-acetyltransferase, with product MRMRLYPLSSRSLCLLESGLRNLGYRFQTMENLIRDWKTIPSMEARVRPLRKDDIDDVLAISKQIWHGHDYVPGVIEDWLKDPNSYTIGVVVDGTLIGISNLRLIENGKTGWMEGLRVHPDYRGQGYANLLTDGLVEHAISVGVPRLRYTTVVENKASMALASRAGLEEVFRMIVFWAEIPGSIDERQSIAIDQVSAEEIIESMDEYAGIMPAPIIVYDWKAKDLTAESLRELGEDRSFWETKIDTGRALSFGGHRYEESEDAWSCTVYSNDEDLAEAHMLHHLRIAKSKGLTTVVVILNRKFQQLVEELSWLEETERFREVVLMERKLRDHSD from the coding sequence TTGAGAATGCGGTTGTACCCGTTATCATCAAGAAGCTTGTGTTTGCTTGAATCAGGTCTCAGGAACCTAGGCTATCGATTCCAAACAATGGAAAATCTAATACGGGACTGGAAAACGATTCCAAGTATGGAAGCTCGTGTTAGGCCTCTACGTAAGGATGACATAGACGATGTGTTAGCTATATCCAAACAGATTTGGCATGGCCATGATTATGTGCCAGGTGTCATAGAAGATTGGCTGAAGGATCCAAATTCGTATACTATAGGCGTTGTAGTCGATGGGACTTTGATCGGAATCAGCAACCTCCGCTTGATTGAAAACGGTAAGACAGGGTGGATGGAAGGGCTCAGAGTCCATCCGGATTACAGGGGTCAGGGCTATGCGAATCTTCTAACAGATGGGCTAGTTGAACATGCGATTTCAGTAGGAGTTCCGCGTCTCAGATACACAACGGTAGTCGAAAACAAAGCGTCAATGGCACTGGCTTCGCGGGCGGGTCTAGAAGAAGTTTTTCGAATGATTGTGTTCTGGGCGGAAATTCCTGGTTCGATTGATGAAAGGCAATCTATAGCTATTGACCAAGTATCTGCTGAGGAGATCATAGAATCCATGGATGAATATGCAGGAATCATGCCTGCCCCAATAATTGTCTATGATTGGAAAGCCAAGGATTTGACAGCTGAATCTCTAAGAGAACTCGGAGAGGACCGCAGTTTCTGGGAAACTAAGATTGATACAGGAAGGGCGCTATCATTTGGCGGACACAGGTATGAGGAAAGTGAGGACGCATGGAGCTGCACCGTCTACTCTAATGATGAGGATCTAGCAGAAGCTCACATGCTTCATCATTTGCGTATCGCTAAATCAAAGGGATTGACAACCGTCGTGGTTATCTTGAACAGGAAATTCCAGCAGCTCGTAGAAGAGTTGAGCTGGTTGGAAGAAACCGAGAGGTTCAGGGAAGTAGTACTCATGGAACGGAAGTTGCGGGACCACTCGGACTAA
- a CDS encoding CoA transferase subunit A, producing MSSSDKVLSASEAVSNFVHSGNCISFGGFTINRNPMALTHEIVRQEIENLHVMMHSGSQALDLLIGSKAVSMVEIAYGANGRLASTCVRFRQAVENGDIEIEDYSNYHMTLRFMSGAMGVPFLPTYSGISTDIVEKWGFSQELRNSNPSLPLKKCVSSDNPFSEQAEKVLLVPAANPDISLIHVQSASKDGTARISGLSFADIEQARASEAVILSCEELVPSEILRNEPCRNFLPHVLVDAVVVQPFGAYPTACHRYYDYDMKYLEKYTEIAKDDSSFQDYLHSSILSVSDFDEYLENIGKKTLERLRADPEIGYPHRRHE from the coding sequence ATGTCATCCTCTGACAAAGTCCTTTCAGCTTCAGAAGCGGTTTCCAACTTCGTTCACTCGGGCAATTGTATTTCCTTTGGTGGATTCACCATCAATAGGAATCCCATGGCTCTCACCCATGAAATTGTTCGCCAAGAAATCGAAAACCTCCATGTAATGATGCATTCAGGCAGTCAGGCTCTTGATCTTCTCATTGGGTCAAAGGCTGTTAGTATGGTAGAAATCGCATATGGAGCGAATGGGCGACTCGCTTCGACATGTGTTAGATTCCGCCAGGCCGTAGAAAATGGCGATATTGAGATTGAGGATTATTCCAACTATCATATGACTCTTAGATTCATGTCTGGAGCAATGGGGGTCCCTTTTCTGCCAACGTATTCGGGCATCTCAACCGATATTGTAGAGAAATGGGGTTTCTCTCAAGAGCTACGCAACTCAAATCCTTCCCTTCCACTCAAAAAGTGTGTTTCATCAGATAACCCCTTTTCAGAGCAGGCAGAAAAAGTACTACTAGTCCCAGCTGCCAATCCTGATATTTCGTTGATTCACGTACAGAGCGCTTCAAAAGACGGAACAGCCAGAATTTCAGGGTTGTCCTTTGCTGATATCGAACAAGCAAGAGCCTCAGAAGCAGTGATACTTAGCTGCGAAGAACTGGTGCCCTCAGAAATTCTCAGAAATGAGCCCTGCAGGAACTTCTTGCCACATGTTTTGGTTGATGCTGTTGTCGTGCAGCCGTTCGGGGCCTATCCGACAGCCTGCCATCGATACTATGATTATGACATGAAATATTTGGAGAAATATACTGAGATTGCGAAAGATGATTCTTCTTTCCAGGACTATCTTCATTCTTCTATTTTATCTGTGTCTGATTTCGATGAATACCTTGAGAACATTGGGAAGAAAACCCTCGAGCGATTACGAGCAGACCCCGAAATTGGATACCCACACAGGAGGCATGAGTAA
- a CDS encoding mechanosensitive ion channel codes for MNISFTGEIELQGIALWDQLVEIVRNLLPPFLQNYAALLAAVPFFVLLYVLYLIVIRSIKSSLNRIGVPREATSSIVFIIRLIFFGVVVAVILSITRVFRLEGVIAASTLIGTAVGLAFSRSLSNLVSGIYVLATRPFRVGDYVKIGDIEGLVQEITLNYTRLLTPDFTRRGVPNSNVVDSDVTNYRVRIDDLSDLLGIEYGDQEVSSSRLDSLRQKFKYLTTGEEVYRYTFDIYQHLSYSNTKVKDAFNDLCSKWADKFLMKPEFFYWSSHNFGMIYRFAIIVKNARSILFEGADFMTAAAETLHQVQ; via the coding sequence ATGAATATATCATTCACTGGAGAGATTGAATTGCAGGGCATTGCTTTGTGGGATCAACTAGTAGAAATCGTTCGCAACTTATTGCCACCTTTTCTTCAGAATTATGCAGCGCTGTTAGCCGCCGTTCCTTTCTTCGTATTGTTGTATGTCTTGTATTTGATTGTTATCAGAAGCATCAAATCATCTCTCAACAGAATTGGGGTACCGAGGGAGGCGACTTCTTCGATAGTTTTCATCATTAGACTGATCTTCTTTGGAGTCGTTGTGGCTGTTATTCTTTCCATTACTAGGGTATTTCGTCTGGAGGGGGTCATCGCGGCTTCGACTCTTATTGGTACTGCCGTTGGTTTAGCTTTCTCTAGGTCATTATCAAATCTTGTCAGTGGAATATATGTACTCGCAACTCGCCCCTTCAGGGTTGGAGATTATGTTAAGATTGGTGATATTGAGGGGCTAGTGCAAGAGATTACATTGAATTACACCCGATTGCTAACCCCTGATTTTACCAGGCGTGGGGTTCCGAATAGCAATGTCGTTGATTCAGATGTCACGAATTATCGCGTACGCATCGACGATTTATCCGATCTCCTCGGAATCGAATATGGGGACCAAGAGGTTTCTAGTTCTCGTCTAGACTCGCTCCGGCAGAAGTTCAAATACTTGACAACTGGTGAGGAAGTGTATCGCTATACCTTTGATATATATCAGCACCTCTCCTATTCAAATACCAAGGTGAAGGATGCATTCAATGATCTCTGTAGCAAGTGGGCAGATAAGTTCCTCATGAAACCAGAGTTCTTCTATTGGAGTAGTCACAATTTCGGCATGATTTACCGATTTGCTATTATCGTGAAGAATGCGAGGAGTATCCTGTTCGAAGGAGCTGATTTCATGACAGCGGCCGCAGAGACCTTGCATCAAGTACAGTAG
- a CDS encoding PAS domain S-box protein has protein sequence MVERTYRSLFKNVEEAIILENQNQEIIDSNPAAVEIFGYSREELLQMKTTELKALESRRESSQEIYNNPSTQSNAVFRTHAKSSSGRVFPIEVTLVSINQSEEVFFLSIIRDLSNLESTKAQNGWDETQVKQAAKQIKYESLFEVSLQGIILIEGPPNQISLVNPAAADILGYEEEELKSLAPEELESSIHWTDRDEILSQMGSLLRGETDSVRTQGRFIRKDGEIVWLDLSMATLGSSGSLSILATFLDITEWREAMADIVATNQDLDLYGSLLRHDFRNDLLVISGNTEIIGMLASHNEEIKQYVEANLAGVDRMLQLLDLFGSPEKSRSRQIAPILEDIWSYATRTYVELECKLHIDPDVFMTTVVSGRLLPMVFNNLIRNTVKYAGPNPEMRIEASRTNNHIKIRVADDGPGIPQEIKEELFERGTTTEGTGLGLYLSRRVIEAYGGTIELADQKNENEGAVFVIKLRIKEE, from the coding sequence ATGGTAGAGCGAACTTATAGAAGCTTATTCAAAAATGTGGAAGAAGCTATCATTCTGGAGAATCAAAACCAAGAGATTATTGATAGCAATCCTGCAGCTGTAGAGATTTTCGGATATTCTCGTGAAGAGCTTCTACAGATGAAAACCACTGAGCTCAAGGCTCTAGAATCTAGACGGGAATCTTCTCAGGAGATATACAACAATCCTTCAACTCAAAGCAATGCGGTCTTTAGAACTCATGCCAAGTCTAGCAGTGGCAGAGTCTTTCCCATCGAAGTTACTCTTGTATCGATAAACCAAAGTGAAGAAGTTTTTTTTCTTTCCATAATCCGAGACCTTTCAAATTTGGAGAGCACCAAGGCTCAAAATGGATGGGATGAAACACAGGTAAAGCAGGCTGCGAAACAAATCAAGTATGAATCTCTTTTCGAAGTATCATTGCAGGGTATTATCTTGATTGAGGGTCCTCCAAATCAGATATCTCTCGTAAATCCTGCAGCTGCAGATATTCTTGGATATGAAGAAGAGGAACTGAAGTCGTTAGCCCCGGAAGAACTGGAATCGAGCATTCACTGGACAGATCGAGATGAGATCTTGAGCCAAATGGGCTCTCTGCTTAGGGGAGAAACAGATTCAGTACGTACTCAAGGACGTTTCATTCGCAAGGATGGCGAGATTGTTTGGCTTGACCTCTCGATGGCCACTCTTGGCAGTTCTGGTTCCCTTTCTATTCTTGCCACATTTCTTGATATTACGGAATGGCGAGAAGCAATGGCCGATATTGTTGCTACGAATCAAGACTTGGATCTCTATGGGTCGCTTCTACGACATGATTTCAGAAATGATCTCTTGGTGATATCTGGCAACACAGAAATCATTGGAATGTTAGCATCTCATAATGAAGAGATTAAGCAGTATGTTGAGGCGAATCTTGCGGGTGTTGACCGTATGCTTCAGTTGCTGGACCTTTTCGGCAGTCCTGAGAAATCCCGTTCAAGGCAAATTGCCCCCATTCTCGAAGACATTTGGTCATATGCTACGCGAACATATGTAGAATTGGAATGCAAATTGCATATTGACCCAGATGTTTTTATGACAACAGTTGTTAGCGGAAGGCTGCTTCCCATGGTATTCAATAATCTGATTCGAAACACTGTGAAGTATGCAGGTCCAAATCCAGAGATGAGAATTGAAGCGAGTCGAACGAATAACCACATCAAAATTCGAGTGGCGGATGATGGTCCCGGTATTCCCCAGGAAATCAAAGAGGAACTTTTCGAACGGGGTACAACGACAGAAGGTACTGGTCTAGGCTTGTATCTCAGCCGTCGGGTGATTGAAGCATACGGGGGAACTATCGAACTCGCAGATCAAAAGAATGAGAACGAGGGTGCCGTATTCGTTATCAAGCTCCGAATCAAGGAAGAATAG
- a CDS encoding ketoacid-CoA transferase codes for MMAIAASRRISNDDTVFCGTGLPLLAAMTAKKTSACDCVVFFETGSLDPNLLEIPLSVADPRVMYGSSCNGGLADAFAFMQNRRTGPNVVGILSGAQIDPYGNLNSTCIGDYESPSVRLPGSGGACDVASLVGRTIIFMKHERRRFVKELDYLTSPGWLRGGKSRENTGYIRGGPEHVITSLGVFAFDESTKHMYLEARYQGVEIGEIEKRTGFDMPLNARRVEPLPTESELEVLYSEVDPNRLYLQ; via the coding sequence ATGATGGCAATAGCGGCTTCACGCCGCATTAGCAACGACGATACAGTATTCTGTGGTACAGGTTTACCGCTTCTAGCGGCTATGACCGCGAAGAAAACAAGTGCATGCGATTGTGTGGTATTCTTTGAGACAGGTTCTTTGGATCCTAATCTTCTTGAAATCCCTCTTAGTGTTGCAGATCCTAGAGTCATGTATGGCTCTTCATGCAACGGTGGATTGGCTGATGCCTTCGCTTTTATGCAGAATAGGCGAACAGGCCCAAACGTGGTGGGGATTCTATCAGGGGCTCAGATTGATCCATATGGTAACCTGAATAGCACATGTATCGGTGATTATGAGAGCCCTAGTGTTCGTCTTCCAGGAAGTGGTGGTGCCTGTGATGTAGCAAGTCTCGTGGGGAGAACAATCATTTTCATGAAGCATGAACGGAGACGTTTCGTAAAGGAACTTGACTATCTCACCAGTCCTGGATGGCTTAGAGGCGGCAAAAGCCGTGAGAATACAGGATATATTCGCGGTGGACCCGAACATGTGATTACGAGTCTTGGGGTGTTCGCCTTTGATGAATCAACCAAGCACATGTATCTTGAAGCAAGGTATCAAGGGGTGGAGATTGGGGAGATTGAGAAGAGAACAGGTTTTGATATGCCCCTCAACGCAAGACGAGTGGAGCCATTGCCAACCGAATCAGAACTGGAAGTGCTGTATTCAGAAGTGGATCCGAATAGATTGTATCTGCAATGA